CGGTATAACTGCCTTCGTGTCTGAGACCTTGAATAAGGGTTTCATAATTAAGCTTTTAGTAGAAGTCATTACACGTAAACCAGCAGTAGGGGGGAAGGAATGGAGAATAATCGCATATAATATGAACCAGTATCTGTTTGACCATGGGATATGGCATACTCCgtattactttttttgtgaACATAGGTGccataaatttttcaaaagccTTATCAAACAGACAAGGTCGAATGCACATTTGAGTTCACCAACGAACGGTGCAGAGAATACGCAGTCAAACACACCAGCAAAAGAGGTTTCAAATGAGATGGTAAAACCTTATATCTTTAGTTCTGATCCAGTTTTAGAAGCTTACCTTATTAAAGCTGCGGAAATTCACAAAGAAGCTGAATTTGAGTATTGGAGAAAGCAATACCCAGAGGTTGATTTGCCTTAGGGCCgaatttttggtatttatctagtatattctaaTATAAAATGTACGAGCATCATTAACTTCAAGAACATTACGAAGCCCGCAATTAAGTGTCAGTCCATCTGGGTGTAAAAGTTATGTACGCTCgaaacaaattttatgtAGTTTACTTTAGATGCAAATGCtattatatattttgcTTTATGATCCTCGGCTTGATGCTCGCCAACGTGAGATAGCTGGTCATCACAATAGATCAGCCGGGACGCTTTTCGATCACATCGAATCCCTTCGGGACGTTGC
This genomic window from Saccharomyces cerevisiae S288C chromosome I, complete sequence contains:
- the UIP3 gene encoding DUP240 family protein UIP3 (Putative integral membrane hypothetical protein; interacts with Ulp1p at the nuclear periphery; member of DUP240 gene family) codes for the protein MQTPSENTDVKLDTLDEPSAHLIEENVALPEDTFNSYWSYILNEIARCKPLMIMFLIPVCLVLLITFFHDIKGILVFLVISLILSIIILLIGITAFVSETLNKGFIIKLLVEVITRKPAVGGKEWRIIAYNMNQYLFDHGIWHTPYYFFCEHRCHKFFKSLIKQTRSNAHLSSPTNGAENTQSNTPAKEVSNEMVKPYIFSSDPVLEAYLIKAAEIHKEAEFEYWRKQYPEVDLP